The proteins below come from a single Streptomyces tubercidicus genomic window:
- the kdpF gene encoding K(+)-transporting ATPase subunit F, which produces MTVENIVGLIVAVALLGYLVLALVFPERF; this is translated from the coding sequence GTGACCGTCGAAAACATCGTCGGCCTGATCGTGGCCGTCGCCCTGCTCGGCTATCTGGTCCTCGCCCTCGTCTTCCCGGAGAGGTTCTGA
- a CDS encoding DUF3710 domain-containing protein → MFGRRKKNEAPEESAKDTTLADEQAVSDADEDEAAQQRLSLPPAPRPDGPWDASEVSEPGEGRVDLGGLFVPGVEGMELRVEVAGDAIVAATVVLQDSAVQLQAFAAPKNEGIWGEVREEIAAGITQQGGVIDEVEGPLGWELRAQVPVQLPDGANGVQVVRFIGVDGPRWFLRGVISGQGAVQPQAAGVLEHIFRDTVIIRGDAPMAPRDPIVLKLPDDAQMVPDGVQQDQVEQSRFGGGVERLERGPEITEIR, encoded by the coding sequence GTGTTCGGACGTCGCAAGAAGAACGAGGCTCCTGAAGAGTCGGCCAAGGACACCACGCTCGCCGACGAGCAAGCGGTGAGCGACGCCGACGAGGACGAGGCGGCGCAGCAGCGGCTCAGCCTTCCGCCCGCGCCGCGTCCCGACGGACCCTGGGACGCGTCGGAGGTCTCCGAGCCCGGCGAGGGCCGGGTGGACCTCGGCGGGCTGTTCGTGCCCGGTGTCGAGGGCATGGAGCTCCGGGTGGAGGTCGCCGGTGACGCCATCGTCGCCGCGACCGTGGTGCTGCAGGACAGCGCCGTACAGCTGCAGGCATTCGCCGCCCCCAAGAACGAGGGGATCTGGGGCGAGGTCCGCGAGGAGATCGCCGCCGGCATCACCCAGCAGGGCGGGGTCATCGACGAGGTCGAGGGCCCGCTGGGCTGGGAGCTGCGTGCCCAGGTACCCGTACAGCTGCCGGACGGCGCGAACGGGGTGCAGGTCGTGCGCTTCATCGGCGTCGACGGCCCCCGCTGGTTCCTGCGTGGTGTGATCTCCGGCCAGGGCGCGGTGCAGCCGCAGGCCGCGGGCGTGCTGGAGCACATCTTCCGGGACACCGTGATCATCCGCGGCGATGCCCCGATGGCGCCCCGCGACCCGATCGTCCTGAAGCTGCCGGACGACGCCCAGATGGTGCCGGACGGTGTGCAGCAGGACCAGGTCGAGCAGTCGCGTTTCGGCGGCGGTGTGGAGCGTCTGGAGCGTGGACCGGAGATCACCGAGATCCGCTGA
- the dut gene encoding dUTP diphosphatase translates to MSQVRNPVDVLLRRLDPDVPVPSYGHPGDAGVDLVTTEAAELAPGERAVLPTGVSIALPDGYAAFVHPRSGLAARCGLALVNAPGTVDAGYRGEIKVIVVNLDPRESVRFERFDRIAQLVVQQVEKVRFHEVAELPGSARAEGGFGSTGGHAAVGGSTGGNEYASVGADREGQ, encoded by the coding sequence GTGAGTCAGGTACGGAATCCGGTGGATGTGCTGCTGCGCCGGCTGGACCCGGACGTGCCCGTCCCGTCGTACGGGCATCCCGGCGACGCGGGCGTGGATCTGGTGACCACCGAGGCCGCCGAGCTGGCGCCGGGGGAGCGCGCCGTGCTGCCCACCGGGGTGTCGATCGCGCTGCCCGACGGCTACGCGGCCTTTGTGCACCCCCGCTCGGGGCTGGCCGCGCGCTGCGGATTGGCGCTGGTGAATGCCCCCGGGACGGTGGATGCCGGGTACCGTGGAGAGATCAAGGTGATCGTGGTCAATCTGGACCCGCGCGAGAGCGTGCGGTTCGAACGATTCGACCGGATCGCCCAACTGGTCGTCCAGCAGGTCGAGAAGGTGCGCTTCCACGAGGTGGCGGAACTTCCCGGCTCGGCGCGGGCCGAGGGGGGATTCGGTTCCACCGGCGGTCATGCGGCGGTGGGCGGCTCCACGGGCGGGAATGAATACGCATCGGTCGGTGCCGACCGGGAAGGACAGTGA
- a CDS encoding PaaI family thioesterase — translation MSGTDEPRARLTPPTDAVAPVRHAEAPAPGELLGAHYDRCFGCGTGQPHGLHLEARAGDGVSVTAEFTVKEAHQGAPGLAHGGVLATALDETLGSLNWLLRVIAVTGRLETDFVRPVPLGTVLHLTARATAVHGRKIYSTAVGRIGGPDGPVAVRAEAVFIEVKVDHFIDNGRTEEIQAVMADPDQVKRARAFEVNP, via the coding sequence GTGAGTGGAACTGACGAACCCAGGGCGCGGCTGACGCCACCGACGGACGCCGTCGCTCCGGTCCGGCATGCCGAGGCGCCGGCACCCGGAGAACTCCTCGGCGCGCACTACGACCGCTGCTTCGGCTGCGGCACCGGCCAGCCCCACGGTCTGCACCTGGAGGCGCGGGCCGGCGACGGTGTGAGCGTGACCGCCGAGTTCACCGTCAAGGAGGCCCACCAGGGTGCGCCCGGTCTGGCACACGGCGGCGTACTGGCCACCGCGCTGGACGAGACGCTCGGCTCGCTGAACTGGCTGCTGCGGGTGATCGCGGTGACCGGCCGGCTGGAGACCGACTTCGTACGGCCGGTGCCGCTGGGCACGGTGCTGCACCTGACCGCGCGGGCCACCGCCGTGCACGGCCGAAAGATCTATTCGACGGCCGTGGGCCGCATAGGCGGCCCGGACGGCCCGGTCGCGGTGCGCGCCGAAGCGGTGTTCATCGAGGTCAAGGTCGACCACTTCATCGACAACGGAAGGACCGAGGAGATCCAGGCGGTGATGGCCGACCCGGACCAGGTCAAACGAGCGCGTGCCTTCGAGGTGAACCCGTGA
- a CDS encoding DUF3093 domain-containing protein: protein MQSYEERLTAPRSWWLIAALTGVACALMLLPLGTLPMLGGLIGGAALAAVGVSTYGSARIRVVGGALIAGDAKIPATALGEARALDADEALAWRTHKADARAFMLLRGYIRTAVRVEITDPQDPTPYAYLSTREPERLVAALAAARA from the coding sequence ATGCAGTCGTACGAAGAACGTCTCACCGCGCCCCGCTCCTGGTGGCTGATCGCCGCGCTGACCGGTGTCGCCTGCGCGCTGATGCTGCTGCCCCTGGGGACGCTCCCGATGCTCGGCGGCCTGATCGGCGGCGCGGCGCTGGCCGCGGTGGGGGTGAGCACGTACGGCTCGGCGCGGATCCGGGTGGTGGGCGGTGCGCTGATCGCCGGCGACGCGAAGATCCCGGCGACGGCGCTGGGCGAGGCACGCGCACTGGACGCGGACGAGGCGCTGGCGTGGCGTACGCACAAGGCCGATGCCCGTGCGTTCATGCTGCTGCGCGGCTATATCCGTACCGCGGTGCGGGTGGAGATCACGGACCCGCAGGACCCGACGCCGTACGCCTATCTCTCGACGCGGGAGCCGGAGCGGCTGGTGGCGGCGCTGGCGGCGGCACGCGCCTGA
- a CDS encoding DUF4193 domain-containing protein, protein MATDYDTPRKTDDDLNEDSIEELKSRRNDKSASAVDVDEFEQAEGLELPGADLSNEELAVRVLPKQQDEFTCMSCFLVHHRSQLAAEDKNGNPICRDCAA, encoded by the coding sequence ATGGCTACGGATTACGACACCCCACGCAAGACCGACGACGACCTCAACGAGGACAGCATTGAAGAGCTGAAGTCGCGGCGGAACGACAAGTCCGCCTCGGCCGTCGACGTCGACGAGTTCGAGCAGGCCGAGGGCCTGGAGCTGCCCGGCGCGGACCTGTCCAACGAAGAGCTGGCCGTGCGCGTGCTGCCCAAGCAGCAGGACGAGTTCACGTGCATGAGCTGCTTCCTGGTCCACCACCGCAGCCAGCTGGCCGCGGAGGACAAGAACGGCAACCCGATCTGCCGCGACTGCGCGGCCTGA
- a CDS encoding sensor histidine kinase: MPSLPSFSKTAGPPPAAPPKPTWDPRPVNVRPFPWLRPTIRIRLTLLYGGMFLMAGIVLLTIIYMLAADALHDGSALPLKILGGKFESTSDICDLPTQTSGQLLQEAVNSCLQHQRAVALNSLLNRSLLALLGLTVVAFAFGYAMAGRVLSPLGRITRTAQRVAGSDLHRRIELGGPDDELKELADTFDQMLDRLDRAFESQRRFVANASHELRTPLAINRTLLEVQLADPGASPELVQLGKTLLATNERSEQLVEGLLLLARSENRVVDKKPVDLAEVASQAVDQTREEAQAKGVALGGARAQVFVQGNGVLLERIALNLVQNAVRYNVAEGGWVEVVTEPQPGCAVLVVANTGPVVPAYEVENLFEPFRRLRTERTGSDKGVGLGLSIVRSVVRAHDGSITAQPREGGGLVMRVVLPL, from the coding sequence ATGCCCTCCCTGCCCTCGTTCTCGAAGACGGCCGGCCCGCCGCCCGCCGCCCCGCCCAAGCCCACCTGGGACCCCCGGCCGGTCAATGTCCGGCCCTTCCCCTGGCTGCGCCCCACGATCCGGATACGGCTGACGCTGCTGTACGGCGGCATGTTCCTGATGGCCGGCATCGTGCTGCTGACGATCATCTACATGCTGGCCGCGGACGCGCTGCACGACGGCAGCGCGCTGCCGCTGAAGATCCTCGGCGGCAAGTTCGAGTCCACCAGCGACATCTGTGACCTGCCCACCCAGACGTCCGGGCAGCTGCTCCAGGAGGCCGTCAACAGCTGTCTGCAGCACCAGCGGGCAGTGGCTCTCAACAGCCTCCTGAACCGCTCCCTGCTGGCCCTGCTGGGTTTGACGGTGGTGGCGTTCGCGTTCGGTTATGCGATGGCGGGGCGGGTGTTGTCGCCGTTGGGGCGGATTACGCGGACGGCGCAGCGGGTGGCGGGTTCGGATTTGCATCGTCGGATTGAGCTGGGGGGTCCGGATGATGAGTTGAAGGAGCTGGCGGACACGTTTGATCAGATGCTGGATCGGTTGGATCGGGCGTTTGAGTCGCAGCGGCGGTTTGTGGCGAATGCGTCGCATGAGTTGCGGACGCCGTTGGCGATCAATCGGACGTTGTTGGAGGTGCAGCTGGCGGATCCGGGGGCGTCGCCGGAGTTGGTGCAGTTGGGGAAGACGTTGCTGGCGACGAATGAGCGCAGTGAGCAGTTGGTGGAGGGGTTGTTGCTGTTGGCGCGCAGTGAGAACCGGGTGGTGGACAAGAAGCCGGTGGATCTGGCGGAGGTGGCGTCGCAGGCGGTGGATCAGACGCGGGAGGAGGCGCAGGCCAAGGGGGTGGCGCTGGGTGGGGCGCGGGCGCAGGTGTTTGTGCAGGGGAACGGTGTGTTGTTGGAGCGGATCGCGTTGAATTTGGTGCAGAACGCGGTGCGGTACAACGTGGCGGAGGGGGGTTGGGTGGAGGTGGTCACGGAGCCGCAGCCGGGGTGTGCGGTGTTGGTGGTGGCCAATACGGGGCCGGTGGTGCCGGCGTATGAGGTGGAGAATCTTTTTGAGCCGTTCCGGCGGTTGCGGACGGAGCGGACCGGGAGTGACAAGGGTGTGGGGCTGGGGTTGTCGATCGTGCGGTCGGTGGTGCGGGCACATGACGGGAGCATCACGGCTCAGCCGCGGGAGGGCGGTGGTCTGGTGATGCGGGTCGTCCTGCCGCTCTGA
- a CDS encoding response regulator transcription factor, which produces MRVLVVEDEQLLADAVATGLRREAMAVDVVYDGAAALERIAVNDYDVVVLDRDLPVVHGDDVCRKIVELGMPTRVLMLTASGDVSDRVEGLEIGADDYLPKPFAFTELTARVRALGRRTTVALPPVLERAGIKLDPNRREVFRDGKEVQLAPKEFAVLEVLMRSEGTVVSAEQLLEKAWDENTDPFTNVVRVTVMTLRRKLGEPAVIVTVPGSGYRI; this is translated from the coding sequence GTGCGTGTTCTCGTCGTCGAGGACGAGCAGCTGCTCGCCGATGCGGTGGCCACCGGACTGCGCCGGGAGGCCATGGCGGTCGACGTGGTCTACGACGGCGCTGCCGCTCTGGAACGGATCGCGGTCAACGACTACGACGTCGTCGTCCTCGACCGTGACCTCCCGGTCGTCCACGGCGATGACGTCTGCCGCAAGATCGTCGAGCTGGGGATGCCCACCCGCGTCCTGATGCTCACCGCCTCCGGCGACGTCAGCGACCGCGTCGAGGGCCTGGAGATCGGCGCGGACGACTACCTTCCCAAGCCGTTCGCCTTCACCGAGCTGACCGCGCGGGTGCGCGCCCTGGGGCGCCGTACGACCGTCGCGCTGCCGCCCGTCCTGGAGCGGGCCGGCATCAAGCTCGACCCCAACCGCCGCGAGGTCTTCCGTGACGGCAAGGAGGTCCAGCTCGCACCGAAGGAGTTCGCGGTGCTGGAGGTCCTGATGCGCAGCGAGGGCACGGTCGTCTCGGCCGAGCAGCTCCTGGAGAAGGCATGGGACGAGAACACCGACCCGTTCACCAACGTCGTGCGGGTCACGGTCATGACCCTGCGGCGCAAGCTCGGCGAGCCCGCGGTGATCGTCACCGTCCCCGGCTCGGGATACCGGATCTGA
- a CDS encoding inositol monophosphatase family protein: MSDPQHPDGPQTAPAQTEALYDELLDLALEAARRAGALLRDGRPADLGVAATKSSPIDVVTEMDIASEQLITGFLRERRPDDGFLGEEGASIDGSSGVRWVIDPVDGTVNYLYDLPSWSVSIAAEKDGEAVVGVVAAPMRGETYQAVLGRGAFNNGRRIRHRPAPPLSQALLGTGFSYLAERRAAQAEVLRTLVPQVRDIRRGGSAAIDLCDVACGRLDAYYERGLNPWDLAAGALIAREAGALTGGRPGRDPSLELTLAASPELFAQLQPLLDELGAWHD, translated from the coding sequence GTGTCCGATCCGCAGCACCCCGACGGCCCGCAGACCGCCCCGGCGCAGACCGAAGCGCTGTACGACGAACTCCTCGACCTGGCCCTGGAGGCCGCCCGCCGCGCGGGGGCGCTGCTGCGCGACGGCCGGCCCGCCGACCTGGGGGTGGCCGCCACCAAGTCCAGCCCCATCGACGTCGTCACCGAGATGGACATCGCCTCCGAGCAGCTGATCACCGGTTTCCTCCGGGAGCGCCGTCCCGACGACGGCTTCCTGGGGGAGGAGGGCGCCAGCATCGACGGCTCCAGCGGCGTCCGCTGGGTCATCGACCCCGTCGACGGCACCGTCAACTACCTCTACGACCTGCCGTCCTGGTCCGTGTCCATCGCGGCGGAGAAAGACGGCGAGGCGGTCGTCGGGGTCGTCGCCGCCCCGATGCGCGGTGAGACCTACCAGGCCGTCCTGGGCCGCGGCGCGTTCAACAACGGCCGGCGCATCCGCCACCGGCCCGCGCCGCCGCTGTCCCAGGCGCTGCTCGGCACCGGTTTCTCCTACCTCGCCGAGCGCCGGGCCGCCCAGGCCGAGGTGCTGCGCACGCTGGTGCCGCAGGTCCGCGACATCCGGCGCGGTGGCTCGGCCGCGATCGACCTGTGTGATGTGGCCTGCGGCCGGCTCGACGCCTACTACGAGCGCGGCCTGAACCCCTGGGATCTGGCGGCCGGCGCGCTGATCGCCCGCGAGGCCGGTGCGCTCACCGGGGGCCGCCCCGGCCGGGATCCCTCCCTGGAGCTGACCCTGGCCGCCTCACCGGAGCTCTTCGCGCAGCTCCAGCCGCTGCTGGACGAACTCGGCGCCTGGCACGACTGA
- a CDS encoding ferrochelatase — translation MPEQRDPSPYDALLLLSFGGPEGPDDVVPFLENVTRGRGIPRERLKEVGQHYFLFDGVSPINAQNRELLDALRSDFAAHGLDLPVYWGNRNWAPYLTDTLRTMVQDGHRRIAVLATSAYASYSGCRQYRENLADALAALRAEGLPVPQVDKLRHYFNHPGFLRPMIDGVLASLAALPQEVRDGAHLAFTTHSIPTAAADTSGTPGDHTEGGEGGAYVAQHLDAARTIADAVRAETGVEHPWRLVYQSRSGAPHIPWLEPDICDHLEERHAAGVPAVVMAPIGFVSDHMEVKYDLDTEATAKAAELGLPVARSATVGADPRFAAAVRDLLLERAATERGGTPERCALGALGASHDLCPVGCCPARAPRPAAAGADWRGPAAEAPV, via the coding sequence ATGCCCGAACAGCGCGATCCCAGCCCCTATGACGCCCTGCTGCTGCTGTCGTTCGGCGGCCCCGAAGGCCCCGACGACGTGGTCCCGTTCCTGGAGAACGTCACCCGCGGCCGTGGCATCCCCCGTGAGCGTCTCAAGGAAGTGGGGCAGCACTACTTCCTGTTCGATGGTGTCAGCCCCATCAACGCCCAGAACCGGGAGCTGCTGGACGCGCTGCGCAGCGACTTCGCCGCACACGGGCTGGACCTGCCCGTCTACTGGGGCAACCGCAACTGGGCGCCCTACCTGACCGACACCCTGCGCACCATGGTCCAGGACGGCCACCGCCGGATCGCCGTATTGGCGACCAGTGCCTACGCCTCGTACTCGGGCTGCCGGCAGTACCGCGAGAACCTCGCCGACGCGCTCGCCGCCCTGCGGGCCGAGGGGCTGCCGGTGCCGCAGGTCGACAAACTGCGGCACTACTTCAACCACCCCGGCTTCCTCCGCCCCATGATCGACGGGGTGCTGGCGTCCCTCGCGGCACTGCCCCAGGAAGTGCGGGACGGCGCCCACCTCGCCTTCACCACACACTCCATCCCCACGGCCGCCGCCGACACCTCCGGCACACCCGGCGACCACACCGAGGGCGGCGAGGGCGGCGCCTATGTCGCCCAGCACCTGGACGCGGCGCGGACGATCGCGGACGCCGTCCGCGCGGAGACCGGGGTGGAGCACCCCTGGCGGCTCGTCTACCAGTCCCGCAGCGGCGCCCCGCACATCCCCTGGCTGGAGCCGGACATCTGCGACCACCTGGAGGAGCGGCACGCCGCGGGCGTCCCGGCCGTCGTCATGGCCCCCATCGGGTTCGTCTCCGACCACATGGAGGTCAAGTACGACCTGGACACCGAGGCCACCGCCAAGGCCGCCGAACTGGGACTGCCGGTCGCCAGGTCGGCCACTGTGGGCGCCGACCCCCGGTTCGCCGCGGCCGTCCGCGACCTCCTCCTGGAGCGCGCGGCCACCGAACGGGGCGGCACCCCGGAGCGCTGTGCCCTGGGCGCCCTCGGCGCGAGCCATGACCTGTGCCCGGTCGGCTGCTGCCCCGCACGCGCACCGCGCCCCGCCGCGGCCGGCGCCGACTGGCGGGGACCGGCCGCCGAGGCCCCCGTGTAA
- a CDS encoding MFS transporter, translating to MPSPYRAIFGRPGTKSFSAAGLLGRMPLSMMGIGIVTMVSQLTGRYGLAGALSATLALSAAVLGPQISRLVDRHGQSRVLRPATLVSIAAVAGLLLSAQQRWADWTLFVFAACAGCVPSVGSMIRARWAEIYRGSPRELHTAYSWESIVDEACFIFGPILSIGLSTAWFPEAGPLLAAVFLGTGVFLLTAQRATEPVPHPREQHPKGSALRSRGLQVLVVTFVATGAIFGAIDVVTVAFAEEVGHKAAASLVLAVYALGSCLAGAVFGLLHLKGHPSRRWVVGVCVMAVSMVPLQLVGSLPLLAVALFVAGLSVAPTMVTTMALIEEHVPRSKLTEGMTWTSTGLAVGVALGSSAAGWVVDAAGAARGYLVPGAAGLLAALVAFAGYRRLRPRPAPPVTGPAATGGLSSRQDEPVTERQDEESVR from the coding sequence TTGCCCAGTCCCTACCGCGCCATTTTCGGCCGCCCCGGCACCAAGTCGTTCTCCGCCGCCGGACTGCTGGGCCGGATGCCGCTGTCGATGATGGGCATCGGCATCGTCACGATGGTCTCCCAGCTGACCGGCCGCTACGGGCTGGCGGGCGCGCTGTCCGCGACCCTCGCGCTGTCCGCCGCGGTCCTCGGCCCGCAGATCTCCCGGCTGGTGGACCGGCACGGGCAGAGCCGGGTGCTGCGTCCGGCCACCCTGGTGTCGATCGCCGCGGTCGCCGGTCTGCTGCTGAGCGCACAGCAGCGCTGGGCGGACTGGACGCTGTTCGTCTTCGCGGCCTGCGCGGGGTGTGTGCCGAGCGTCGGCTCGATGATCCGGGCGCGCTGGGCGGAGATCTACCGGGGCTCCCCGCGCGAGCTGCACACCGCGTACTCCTGGGAGTCGATCGTCGACGAGGCGTGCTTCATCTTCGGGCCGATCCTGTCCATCGGGCTGTCCACCGCCTGGTTCCCGGAGGCCGGCCCGCTGCTGGCCGCCGTCTTTCTGGGCACCGGGGTCTTCCTGCTGACGGCGCAGCGTGCGACGGAGCCGGTGCCGCATCCGCGGGAGCAGCACCCCAAGGGGTCCGCGCTGCGCTCCCGGGGGCTGCAGGTGCTGGTGGTGACGTTCGTGGCGACCGGCGCGATCTTCGGGGCGATCGATGTGGTGACCGTGGCGTTCGCCGAGGAGGTCGGGCACAAGGCCGCGGCCAGTCTGGTGCTGGCGGTCTATGCGCTGGGCTCCTGTCTGGCCGGTGCCGTCTTCGGGCTGCTGCACCTCAAGGGGCATCCGTCCCGGAGGTGGGTGGTCGGGGTGTGTGTCATGGCGGTGAGCATGGTGCCGCTGCAGCTGGTGGGGTCGCTGCCGCTGCTGGCCGTCGCGCTGTTCGTCGCGGGGCTGTCGGTCGCCCCGACGATGGTGACCACGATGGCGCTGATCGAGGAGCATGTCCCGCGGTCGAAGCTGACCGAGGGCATGACCTGGACCAGCACCGGTCTGGCGGTGGGTGTCGCGCTGGGTTCGTCGGCGGCCGGCTGGGTGGTGGACGCCGCGGGTGCCGCCCGCGGCTATCTGGTGCCGGGGGCCGCCGGTCTGCTCGCCGCGCTGGTGGCGTTCGCCGGCTACCGCAGGCTCCGTCCTCGTCCCGCCCCTCCGGTGACGGGCCCGGCCGCGACCGGCGGGCTGTCAAGCCGTCAGGACGAACCGGTCACCGAGCGGCAGGACGAGGAGAGCGTCAGGTAA
- a CDS encoding D-arabinono-1,4-lactone oxidase produces MAVSNAVGGSGGRAPTTGPWRNWAGNVTSRPTRSVAPASTEELAAAIRAAAADGLTVKAAGTGHSFTPAAATDGLLIRPERLTGVRTVDRAAGTVTVAAGTPLKHLNQTLAAHGLSLTNMGDIMEQTVSGAAGTGTHGTGRDSASIAAQITALELVTADGSVLTCSAGENPEVFTAARLGLGALGVISELTFAVEPEFLLTAREEPMRYEEVTDRFDELVAENEHFEFYWFPHTGSCNTKRNNRSQGPAAPLGKVSGWIEDELLSNGVFQLACSVGRAVPAAIPGIAKISSRALSARTYTDIPYKVFTSPRRVRFLEMEYALPRAAAVAALGELKALVERSDFKVSFPVEVRTAPADDIPLSTASGRDTVYLAVHMYRGTPHQAYFAAAERIMTAHGGRPHWGKLHTRDAAYLADVYPRFGEFTAVRDRLDPERRFANPYVRRVLGD; encoded by the coding sequence ATGGCAGTCAGCAACGCCGTCGGCGGCTCGGGAGGGCGGGCGCCGACCACCGGGCCCTGGCGCAACTGGGCGGGCAATGTCACCAGCCGCCCCACCCGGAGCGTGGCCCCGGCGAGCACCGAGGAGCTGGCGGCCGCGATCCGCGCCGCCGCCGCGGACGGGCTGACGGTCAAGGCGGCCGGCACCGGCCACTCCTTCACCCCCGCAGCCGCCACCGACGGACTGCTGATCCGCCCCGAGCGGCTGACCGGTGTCCGTACGGTCGACCGCGCGGCCGGGACCGTGACGGTGGCCGCCGGTACGCCGCTCAAGCACCTCAACCAGACGCTGGCCGCGCACGGGCTGTCGCTGACCAACATGGGCGACATCATGGAGCAGACCGTCTCCGGGGCGGCCGGCACCGGCACCCATGGCACGGGCCGCGACTCGGCGTCGATCGCCGCCCAGATCACCGCCCTCGAACTGGTCACCGCCGACGGCTCGGTCCTGACCTGTTCCGCCGGGGAGAACCCGGAGGTCTTCACCGCGGCGCGGCTGGGCCTGGGCGCGCTCGGCGTGATCAGCGAGCTGACCTTCGCCGTGGAACCGGAGTTCCTGCTGACCGCCCGCGAGGAGCCGATGCGCTACGAGGAGGTGACCGACCGCTTCGACGAACTGGTCGCCGAGAACGAGCACTTCGAGTTCTACTGGTTCCCGCACACCGGCAGCTGCAACACCAAGCGCAACAACCGCAGCCAGGGCCCGGCGGCGCCCCTCGGGAAGGTCAGCGGCTGGATCGAGGACGAGCTGCTGTCCAACGGGGTCTTCCAGCTCGCCTGCTCCGTCGGCCGGGCGGTACCGGCCGCCATACCGGGCATCGCCAAGATCTCCAGCCGCGCACTGTCGGCCCGTACGTATACCGACATCCCGTACAAGGTGTTCACCTCGCCGCGACGGGTGCGGTTCCTGGAGATGGAGTACGCGCTGCCCCGCGCGGCCGCGGTCGCGGCACTGGGTGAGCTCAAGGCCCTGGTGGAGCGCTCCGACTTCAAGGTCAGCTTCCCGGTGGAGGTGCGCACCGCACCGGCCGACGACATTCCGCTGTCCACCGCTTCGGGCCGGGACACCGTCTACCTCGCCGTGCACATGTACCGCGGAACGCCGCACCAGGCGTACTTCGCGGCCGCCGAGCGGATCATGACGGCGCACGGCGGGCGTCCGCACTGGGGGAAGCTGCACACCCGCGACGCCGCCTATCTCGCCGACGTCTATCCGCGGTTCGGTGAGTTCACCGCGGTCCGTGACCGGCTGGACCCGGAGCGCCGGTTCGCCAATCCGTACGTGCGGCGGGTTCTGGGGGACTGA
- the sepH gene encoding septation protein SepH translates to MPELRVVAVSNDGTRLVLKAADSTEYTLPIDERLRAAVRNDRARLGQIEIEVESHLRPRDIQARIRAGASAEEVAQLAGIPVDRVRRFEGPVLAERAFMAERARKTPVRRPGENTGPQLGEAVAERLLLRGADKDSVQWDSWRRDDGTWEVLLVYRVAAEPHSASWTYDPPRRLVQAVDDEARALIGETDDTPEPSFPFVPRIARLPRDRPLDRALDRQSSERGERAAQSGGEDDEPRVVEEATGERERDSLTSLLEAVPSFRGDMVVPESVKSQQSDEESEAEVEEPPAPAASAGAGSAYADVLMPRAVAGHRDRLTGTTDRQAEADGVRPGRRAAVPSWDEIVFGTRRKKPE, encoded by the coding sequence ATGCCCGAACTGCGTGTCGTGGCCGTCTCCAACGACGGCACACGGCTGGTGCTCAAAGCTGCGGACAGCACCGAGTACACGCTTCCGATCGACGAACGGCTGCGCGCCGCCGTCCGCAACGACCGCGCGCGTCTCGGCCAGATCGAGATCGAGGTCGAGAGCCATCTGCGCCCACGGGACATCCAGGCCCGTATAAGAGCAGGCGCCTCCGCCGAAGAGGTCGCCCAGCTCGCCGGCATCCCCGTCGACCGGGTGCGCCGCTTCGAGGGCCCGGTGCTCGCCGAGCGTGCGTTCATGGCCGAGCGGGCCCGTAAGACCCCGGTACGGCGCCCCGGCGAGAACACCGGTCCGCAGCTCGGCGAGGCGGTGGCGGAGCGGCTGCTGCTGCGCGGCGCCGACAAGGACAGCGTCCAGTGGGACTCCTGGCGCCGGGACGACGGCACCTGGGAGGTGCTGCTGGTCTACCGCGTCGCGGCCGAACCGCACTCGGCGAGCTGGACCTACGACCCGCCGCGGCGGCTCGTCCAGGCCGTGGACGACGAGGCGCGGGCACTGATCGGCGAGACCGACGACACACCCGAGCCGAGCTTCCCGTTCGTACCGCGGATCGCGCGGCTGCCGCGCGACCGGCCGCTGGACCGCGCCCTGGACCGGCAGTCGTCCGAGCGCGGCGAACGCGCGGCGCAGTCCGGCGGTGAGGACGACGAGCCGCGGGTCGTGGAAGAGGCCACGGGCGAGCGGGAGCGGGATTCGCTGACCAGCCTGCTGGAGGCGGTGCCGAGCTTCCGTGGCGACATGGTCGTCCCGGAGAGCGTGAAGTCGCAGCAGAGCGACGAGGAGTCCGAGGCCGAGGTCGAGGAGCCGCCCGCCCCGGCGGCGAGCGCGGGCGCGGGTTCCGCGTACGCCGATGTGCTGATGCCGCGCGCGGTGGCCGGGCACCGCGACCGGCTGACCGGGACGACGGACCGGCAGGCCGAGGCGGACGGGGTACGGCCGGGGCGCCGTGCCGCGGTGCCCAGTTGGGACGAGATCGTCTTCGGCACACGGCGCAAGAAGCCGGAGTAA